One region of Candidatus Neomarinimicrobiota bacterium genomic DNA includes:
- the ispG gene encoding flavodoxin-dependent (E)-4-hydroxy-3-methylbut-2-enyl-diphosphate synthase: protein MIERHETRKVMVGDVAIGGGAAIPVQSMTTTKTHDIKATLKEVERLEEADCQIIRITVPDEKAAKALPEIKKHMTVPLVADIHFNYRMALEAVDAGADKIRINPGNIGGKARVKEVLEKVKGANLPIRIGVNAGSLERDLIKKYGFPTAEAMVESARRHINICKEHDFEEIIVSLKASDVNLMIDSYRLFAEEFDFPTHLGVTEAGPTKAGSIKSAVGLGTLLKEGIGDTIRVSLTDDPVEEVHCGYEILKSLGLATKGVTVVACPTCGRLEVDLFKIAGDMEERLKNVKTPMSIALMGCAVNGPGEAEHTDLGIAFGKGAGHLYYKGENIGKVSEDAAMGKLEELISDYEKEVSTKGDES from the coding sequence ATGATTGAACGGCATGAAACACGAAAAGTAATGGTTGGCGATGTTGCAATCGGAGGCGGCGCGGCAATTCCGGTGCAATCCATGACCACTACCAAAACGCATGACATCAAGGCGACGCTAAAGGAAGTGGAACGCTTGGAAGAAGCGGACTGCCAAATTATCCGTATCACAGTTCCCGATGAAAAAGCAGCCAAGGCGCTACCGGAAATCAAAAAACACATGACGGTTCCGTTGGTGGCAGACATTCATTTCAATTATCGCATGGCGCTCGAAGCCGTGGATGCAGGCGCTGATAAGATCCGCATCAATCCCGGAAATATCGGCGGAAAGGCGCGCGTGAAGGAAGTGCTGGAAAAAGTGAAAGGCGCGAACCTACCAATCCGCATCGGCGTAAATGCCGGAAGTTTGGAACGGGATTTAATAAAAAAATACGGATTTCCAACCGCGGAGGCGATGGTGGAAAGTGCACGCCGGCACATTAACATTTGTAAAGAGCACGATTTTGAGGAGATTATTGTTTCCCTAAAAGCATCGGACGTAAATCTCATGATTGATTCCTACCGCCTGTTCGCCGAAGAATTTGATTTTCCCACGCATCTCGGCGTTACCGAAGCAGGGCCGACCAAGGCAGGCAGCATCAAATCCGCTGTTGGCCTCGGAACACTCTTAAAGGAAGGCATCGGAGACACGATCCGGGTGAGCCTTACGGACGATCCGGTGGAAGAAGTGCACTGCGGTTACGAGATTTTGAAATCGCTTGGGCTCGCAACCAAAGGCGTAACGGTTGTTGCCTGCCCAACCTGCGGACGTTTGGAAGTGGACCTGTTCAAGATCGCCGGTGACATGGAAGAGCGGTTGAAAAATGTGAAAACGCCGATGTCAATCGCGCTGATGGGTTGCGCGGTGAATGGCCCCGGTGAGGCGGAACATACAGATCTCGGAATTGCCTTTGGGAAAGGCGCCGGGCATTTGTATTATAAGGGCGAAAACATTGGAAAGGTTAGCGAAGATGCGGCAATGGGAAAATTGGAAGAGCTAATTTCTGATTACGAAAAAGAGGTATCTACAAAAGGAGACGAATCATGA
- a CDS encoding exo-alpha-sialidase, with protein sequence MLIPFLFTFLFAGRFTDPPVGVGSRYPNITETDRGFTLCWFEPVGKKFSLKMSEFDGNYWTNPVTITMGENYFINWADFPSIYYLNDNRFAAHWPQKSGTGPYDYDVKVSQSFDRGKTWTTSVTPHRDKKSGEHGFVSFFTNSKGGLALAWLDGRNMSDGHGGGDYGAMNLFTTTLDLDGNLGPEIMLDDKVCECCPTSAVNTEDGVLVAYRDRSETEIRNINVVRLTESSWTEPEPLHNDNWKISGCPVNGPKLAANSKNIAAIWFTSPNETPQVLFSLSKDLGESFNDPVRLDSGMPIGRTDLIWLDGRKVLASWMEYGEDNTHIIFRTISIDGRLGKPFIAAEIDAGRASGYPVITRIGRKIFLAWTSSGESGKVESKWVPVSKF encoded by the coding sequence ATGCTAATCCCGTTTTTGTTTACTTTTTTATTTGCAGGACGCTTTACGGATCCACCTGTTGGCGTTGGTAGCCGCTACCCCAATATCACCGAAACTGATCGCGGATTTACCCTTTGTTGGTTTGAACCGGTAGGAAAAAAATTCAGCCTAAAAATGTCTGAATTTGACGGAAACTATTGGACTAATCCGGTTACAATTACTATGGGCGAGAACTATTTTATAAACTGGGCAGATTTCCCCTCAATTTATTATTTAAATGATAATCGGTTTGCCGCACACTGGCCCCAAAAGAGCGGAACCGGTCCGTATGATTATGATGTGAAAGTTTCGCAGTCATTCGACCGCGGAAAAACATGGACAACCTCTGTGACGCCGCACCGCGATAAGAAATCCGGCGAACATGGTTTCGTTTCGTTCTTCACCAATTCCAAAGGTGGCCTTGCGTTGGCTTGGCTGGATGGCCGGAATATGTCCGATGGACATGGCGGAGGAGATTACGGAGCTATGAATTTGTTCACAACCACTCTGGATCTGGATGGGAATCTTGGACCCGAAATAATGCTGGATGATAAAGTTTGTGAATGCTGCCCGACATCGGCGGTTAATACCGAAGATGGTGTATTGGTGGCATACAGAGATCGTTCCGAAACTGAAATCCGCAACATAAATGTGGTAAGATTAACCGAATCATCTTGGACAGAACCCGAGCCACTTCACAATGATAATTGGAAAATTTCCGGTTGCCCGGTGAACGGACCGAAGCTTGCGGCTAACAGTAAAAATATTGCAGCTATATGGTTCACGTCACCCAATGAAACACCACAAGTTCTGTTTTCTTTATCCAAAGATTTGGGGGAATCCTTTAATGATCCTGTAAGATTAGACAGCGGAATGCCGATTGGCAGGACCGACCTCATTTGGCTAGACGGACGAAAGGTTCTGGCAAGCTGGATGGAATACGGGGAAGACAATACACACATTATTTTTAGGACAATATCCATTGATGGGCGGTTAGGGAAACCGTTTATTGCAGCAGAAATTGACGCCGGTAGGGCCAGCGGTTACCCGGTGATTACTCGTATCGGAAGAAAGATTTTCTTGGCATGGACGAGCAGCGGCGAATCCGGGAAAGTGGAATCGAAATGGGTTCCGGTTTCAAAATTTTGA
- a CDS encoding tetratricopeptide repeat protein: MKQLITVWLIRILTATIFIGGVLPVLTTPVSAQESNKKKKKKSRKKPSKKKSSKKKKKSSKKKKRGKAKKKRKKRPTKKNKAKRKTKKSSSSKSTVADRSRPPKMNVTEFADELYTITEALNVSSDQLSRATSYLKEPDQKRLVRLDSREAFTTTDYEKAADNAPQNIRLQRQLGLHYESVQEFEKAKDVYFRLLTKEPQNSDYHYFLGSLYAKVGAIGKAQHSFEEALDLQPDHYQTLNAMASFLGSPREKNMSNEVLSRSAVKNPDGPAQQMTSIQNKLNSGEAQKAIMLAKSASEEHPNHSGFIFLQGKGYEDLGEIDQSKASYQKAIHMDPKNKESHMALANLYYNQGKYVYSALGYSDVVYLDPYNVDARYMQGLSYYNASEWGRAANAWEDLLHYDPQHPLVRMLLPQAYYVLAVEYNRIGKSAQGRSAFEKAMSINSNTRSWLSGAMRTLGKTYRERGMYKESLAAFQEVIELKPADSNAYLGMGVTYWKMQETQLAKAAWNRSLELSPDDNEAKGWLFIAHQAGS; the protein is encoded by the coding sequence ATGAAGCAACTCATCACAGTCTGGCTCATCCGAATCTTAACCGCAACCATTTTCATCGGAGGCGTTTTACCGGTTTTAACTACACCGGTTTCTGCCCAAGAATCCAATAAGAAGAAAAAGAAAAAAAGCCGAAAAAAACCTTCTAAGAAAAAATCATCTAAGAAGAAAAAGAAATCCTCTAAAAAAAAGAAGCGAGGAAAGGCTAAAAAGAAACGTAAAAAAAGACCCACAAAAAAGAATAAAGCAAAACGTAAAACCAAAAAATCGAGTAGTTCAAAATCAACCGTGGCAGACCGGTCACGTCCACCTAAGATGAATGTGACAGAATTTGCCGATGAGTTATACACCATTACTGAGGCACTGAATGTCAGTTCAGATCAATTATCCCGAGCAACGTCTTATCTTAAAGAGCCGGATCAAAAGCGCCTTGTTAGGCTGGATTCGAGGGAAGCATTTACGACAACGGACTATGAAAAAGCAGCAGATAATGCACCTCAAAATATCCGCCTTCAAAGACAACTCGGTTTGCATTATGAATCGGTTCAGGAATTCGAAAAGGCAAAAGATGTGTATTTCCGGCTTTTGACTAAAGAACCCCAGAATTCGGATTATCATTACTTTTTAGGTTCCCTTTATGCTAAAGTTGGCGCTATTGGGAAGGCACAGCATTCATTCGAAGAAGCCTTAGATCTCCAACCTGATCATTATCAAACGTTAAATGCGATGGCATCTTTTTTAGGTTCGCCCCGTGAAAAAAATATGAGCAATGAAGTATTATCTCGATCTGCAGTAAAAAACCCGGATGGTCCGGCTCAGCAAATGACATCCATCCAAAATAAATTGAACTCGGGAGAAGCCCAAAAGGCAATTATGTTGGCAAAATCTGCTTCTGAAGAGCATCCTAACCACAGTGGATTTATATTTCTGCAAGGCAAGGGATATGAAGATCTTGGCGAAATTGATCAATCTAAAGCGTCTTACCAAAAAGCAATCCACATGGATCCAAAAAATAAGGAATCCCATATGGCACTTGCGAACTTGTACTACAACCAAGGAAAATATGTGTATTCTGCATTGGGTTATAGTGATGTAGTCTATCTCGATCCGTATAATGTTGATGCCCGATACATGCAAGGGCTCAGTTATTACAACGCATCCGAATGGGGAAGAGCCGCCAATGCTTGGGAAGATCTTTTGCATTATGATCCACAGCATCCGTTGGTCCGCATGTTGTTGCCCCAAGCATATTATGTATTGGCAGTGGAATACAACCGAATCGGAAAATCGGCACAAGGACGCTCGGCATTTGAAAAAGCAATGAGCATTAATTCTAACACGAGATCTTGGCTTTCGGGTGCGATGCGAACCTTGGGGAAAACGTATCGGGAGCGAGGAATGTATAAAGAATCGCTGGCCGCTTTTCAGGAAGTGATCGAACTAAAACCAGCCGATTCAAATGCATACCTTGGCATGGGTGTAACCTATTGGAAAATGCAAGAAACTCAACTAGCAAAAGCTGCATGGAATCGCAGTCTGGAATTAAGCCCGGATGACAATGAAGCAAAGGGTTGGTTGTTCATTGCACATCAAGCTGGTTCTTGA